The window CTTAGTTCTAAGCCATATATGACACCGgaacgatttggcccgggtctAACTGGTTCCGGCCaaacccgagtcaaatttggtcgGAGCtggagagcgcgttcacacatGAATCATTTACTCGATGACGCGGTTTTTTGAcacgggcctggtccgacggtTTTGGATGGGCCAGATTTTGCCCGGGACATGAACGGCTTCTGTCCCGGGACAGAAATGATCATGTGATCCACAGCTATTGGATTAgcatattgaatataattgttaGTAAACCAAAACATAGAATTGCATCAAGTCATCgaactttttgtttttcttcatttcaggCCAGACATACCCGAGTGCTGGTATATACGGGCGGAGAGACGGAGATTGCCGAGGTTACGACATTCGCCGAGTGACGAGTGGCAGCTTTTCGACATGCACGAGAACCTGTGACGAAATAGCGTCGTGTAAATCGATATCGGTCGGCAAGAACAGCCGTTACGACTGTTGGCTGAAACGCACCACGTGCGCGTCACGCGGAAAAATGACCAGTTACAACACTTTCGAAAAACTGTACAAAAATTACGGTAAATATCTCTAATTGTATTGAGACGTGCTGCGTGTTTACAAAAATGTCTTGTCGTCTGAGCTTAGTTGAAGAAAGTTCGTTCTAGATGTCTCGCTAATTTGCATACATTTACATATCGTTGCAGATGCGGGGAAAATTTTCCAATACAAAAACGACTCGAAAATGGCGGATTCGCGACGACCTTTGAAAACAGGCGTTAAATTCATGTCGGCAGACGATGCGATAACCTGCATGTTGGCATGTAGCCAGGACTCGCAATgttacatttcaaatttcaactcaAAAACATTCGAATGTTACACTTTCAGTTTGACGGATTACTATAGGCTGTTCCCAGTCGCGGAGCCCGGTTGGATCTTACATACTGTCTATTTATGGTAACGAATGTATTCGGACTTCGGGCGATGATTGCAATTTTGAAAGCTACCGACAGAAACACGATCCGTTTAACTAAGGGTATTTCAGCTATTTCCAATTCGTTTAACCGTTGTTTTATTAGCGGTTGCTTTTCTAGCACATTACTCTCAGCTTCGTTCGTTTAAGCGTACGGCATCGATTTaacaattttcattaattattcaaACCCGATTGACATTTAATTGTTATCATCGATCACCATAAAAATTCacttattaaaaaaaaaaaaaatgtttcataaacatcttttattatttatgATCTTTTCTAATTGTCTGATTTACGATTTTGATACACGCGACGTGTGAGTTGTGGTCGTGTAAGAGGTCCCGAAATTGAGAGATATTTATAATAATTGATTAGTTTAAAAACGCTATTCATCAATGTAAAAATGTGAACGCAAATTCAGCGTGGCGTAGAGCGAGTTTGTATCCGTCGGTTCGAatccagaaaatgaaaacgatGAAATACTTAATTGGCTTTAGAAATTCGCATTATCtttgtttatttaaaaaaaagtcatCGGCGTTTAATTTCAACATAACATGATCGATCACACGAAGCCACACAAAATAATTTCCACGAGTGCAATCCTCTATTGTGGCAGTAGTTTATCTCCTattgcacactagcgacacctggtggatcctgaCTTACAACGAGTAGAATCCACTATTGTCGCAGTATTTGATATCCTAccgcacactagcgacacctggtggatctaCACTtgtcacaagtggaatcctctattgccgcagtattTGATATCCTAccgcacactagcgacacctggtggatctaCACTtgtcacaagtggaatcctctattgccgcagtattTGATATCCTAccgcacactagcgacacctggtggatctaCACTtgtcacaagtggaatcctctctGCCGCACTAGCACTGTCCATTGCCTTCGATGGCTCTTTTTGAACTAGATGAatgtttttctaataattcGACCATGTCGGTCATGGCCGCGTGGAAAGCTCGGTTCAGATCGTTAGATTTAGCGCTGTACTGGGACAGGCGTTTGTACCCGCGGCAGTTACTGGTCACCGAATAGTCGCTGGTCATGTTATCGATCCAATAGGCTACCTCATCCGACCCACCTCCACCTATCGTATTCGTCGAGTCCTGCggtatctgaaaaaaaaaacatcatcgtGTAAAGACTGGGGTGTGGATAGGGAGCTATGAATAAGCGTTGGTGATTCGTCGCGTCGCGTCCAATGACGCAGAATCTCAATCGGAAAAGCCGTTACTATTCATGAATTCTAGTAAAATGCAATCGGTAAactacggaagcccctaggtgacatacgagataactttttcacaatttcgacttattaagtcgaatttcgacataataagtcgaatttcgactaaataagtcgaatttcgtgttgattaagtcgaatttcgagttaattaagtcgaatttcgagttttatattcatgtcgaaattcgacttattaagtggaaattcgacttattaagtcgaatttcgagataataagtcgaatttcgtgttaattaagtcgaatttcgagttttattttcatgtcgaatttcgacttattatgtcgaaattcgacttaataagtcgaaattatgaaaaaaattatctcatatgtcacctaggggcttccgtagtAAACATCCCCAATATAAAAAACGCTAAAAATGCTACATGTTACGGGGCGGATTGAC is drawn from Tubulanus polymorphus chromosome 10, tnTubPoly1.2, whole genome shotgun sequence and contains these coding sequences:
- the LOC141912288 gene encoding uncharacterized protein LOC141912288; the protein is MHICALELMMRAMQTSSDQFENEFTQKVLYCNGIALSNIPQDSTNTIGGGGSDEVAYWIDNMTSDYSVTSNCRGYKRLSQYSAKSNDLNRAFHAAMTDMVELLEKHSSSSKRAIEGNGQC